Proteins from a genomic interval of Clostridium scatologenes:
- a CDS encoding U32 family peptidase: MNKIELLAPAGSMDSLYAAVQCGADAVYLGGNKFSARAYASNFDNENMKKAVEYCHIYEVKIYVTINTLMKERELKEALEYAKFLYSIGVDALIIQDTALAVLIKEVLPDFELHASTQMTVHNGEGASLLKDNGFKRIVLSRELSLNEIKYISQDLNIETEIFVHGALCVCYSGQCLMSSLIGGRSGNRGRCAQPCRLPYTIVDNISGKEKKGYLLSPKDICTIENIKDIIESGTTSLKIEGRMKRPEYVAAVVSSYRKAIDSILKGSDVDIENENKKLLQLFNREGFSKAYFFGNVGKDMMAYNFPKNTGIMLGKVQKDLSIVLQEDLSIRDGIRNGEKGFTVSKIIQDGNEVFEAAKGSKIKLKPVDFKSGNILYKTSDVKLLSSMESIYKNPFGKKVDLDLKVKFKLNEPINLITTYRGRKYSVEGELVQEALKKPLDKDKLKEHLKKSGSTPFRVANVQFDDFQEGFMPISSINESRRKLIEAIENELLKVNRNKGIKISKKEKAFLKPIPKYMICVNMVEQMKAAFENEFCDVVVDVFYKKSDIKDQMIKENNVWLKVPNIIKEEFPAVCSKIEKLLPYIKGIVTANLGIVNKFKEKTVIIGDYKLNIFNPISTQFYNNLLDVICISVELNKSEMLSLARNSKMPCQVMVYGKVENMVSEYCVVGSTFGNKGVVQNCNRACEKGTFYLKDRMGAHFTVNTDKYCRCHIYNSVPTNLIDNIDELEKAGINNYRIDFIDETYDEVNNVLKCVKQKEWIGDFSKFTRGHYKRGVE; the protein is encoded by the coding sequence ATGAACAAAATAGAGCTGCTGGCGCCAGCAGGAAGTATGGATAGTCTTTATGCGGCAGTACAGTGTGGAGCAGATGCAGTATATTTAGGAGGAAATAAGTTTTCAGCAAGAGCTTATGCTTCTAATTTTGATAATGAAAATATGAAAAAGGCAGTGGAATATTGTCATATATATGAAGTTAAAATATATGTAACTATAAATACCTTAATGAAAGAAAGGGAGCTTAAAGAAGCTTTAGAGTATGCTAAATTTTTATATAGTATTGGTGTGGATGCACTAATTATACAGGATACGGCATTAGCAGTATTGATAAAAGAAGTATTACCAGATTTTGAACTTCATGCTTCAACTCAAATGACAGTTCATAATGGAGAAGGAGCTTCTCTTTTAAAAGATAATGGATTTAAAAGAATTGTGCTTTCAAGAGAATTATCTTTAAATGAAATAAAATATATATCGCAAGATTTGAATATAGAAACTGAAATTTTTGTACATGGAGCGTTATGTGTATGTTATTCTGGCCAATGTCTTATGAGTAGTTTAATTGGTGGAAGAAGTGGCAACAGGGGTAGATGTGCACAACCTTGTAGATTGCCGTATACTATAGTTGATAATATTAGTGGAAAAGAGAAAAAAGGATATTTATTGAGTCCTAAGGATATATGTACTATAGAAAATATAAAGGATATAATTGAAAGTGGTACTACTTCTTTGAAGATAGAAGGAAGAATGAAAAGACCGGAGTATGTAGCTGCAGTAGTATCGTCCTATAGAAAAGCTATAGACAGTATTTTAAAAGGATCAGATGTTGATATAGAAAATGAAAACAAAAAGCTTTTACAGCTTTTTAATAGAGAAGGTTTTTCAAAAGCCTATTTTTTTGGAAATGTGGGCAAAGATATGATGGCCTATAATTTCCCTAAAAATACAGGGATAATGCTTGGAAAGGTACAAAAGGATTTAAGTATTGTACTACAAGAGGATTTGAGCATTAGAGATGGTATAAGAAATGGAGAAAAAGGTTTTACAGTTTCAAAAATAATACAAGATGGAAATGAAGTTTTTGAAGCAGCCAAAGGAAGTAAAATAAAACTTAAACCAGTAGATTTTAAAAGTGGAAACATTCTTTATAAAACTTCAGATGTAAAGCTACTTAGCTCTATGGAAAGTATTTATAAAAATCCTTTTGGAAAAAAAGTAGATTTGGATTTAAAAGTAAAATTTAAATTAAATGAACCTATAAATTTAATAACTACTTATAGAGGAAGAAAGTATTCCGTCGAGGGAGAGCTAGTTCAAGAAGCTTTAAAAAAACCTTTAGATAAAGATAAATTGAAAGAACATCTTAAAAAAAGTGGAAGTACTCCTTTTAGGGTCGCTAATGTACAATTTGATGATTTTCAAGAAGGTTTTATGCCAATATCATCTATAAATGAGAGTAGGAGAAAATTAATAGAAGCTATAGAAAATGAGTTACTTAAGGTAAATAGAAATAAAGGTATAAAAATATCAAAAAAAGAAAAAGCCTTCCTTAAGCCGATTCCTAAATATATGATTTGTGTCAATATGGTAGAGCAAATGAAAGCTGCTTTTGAAAATGAATTTTGTGATGTTGTAGTGGATGTATTTTATAAAAAAAGTGATATAAAAGACCAAATGATAAAAGAGAACAATGTTTGGCTTAAGGTTCCCAATATTATAAAAGAGGAATTTCCGGCTGTATGCTCCAAAATAGAAAAATTGCTACCATATATAAAAGGTATAGTTACAGCAAATTTAGGCATAGTAAATAAATTTAAAGAAAAAACTGTAATAATAGGAGATTATAAATTAAATATATTTAATCCTATTTCTACACAATTTTATAATAATCTATTGGATGTTATATGTATAAGTGTAGAGCTTAATAAAAGTGAAATGTTGAGTTTAGCTAGGAATTCTAAAATGCCATGTCAGGTAATGGTTTATGGAAAAGTAGAAAATATGGTTTCAGAGTATTGCGTAGTAGGAAGTACTTTTGGAAACAAAGGAGTAGTTCAAAACTGTAATAGAGCATGTGAAAAAGGAACATTTTATTTAAAAGATAGAATGGGAGCGCACTTTACCGTTAATACAGATAAATATTGTAGATGTCATATTTATAATAGTGTACCTACAAATTTAATAGATAATATAGATGAATTAGAAAAAGCAGGGATAAATAATTATAGAATTGATTTTATAGATGAAACTTATGATGAAGTAAATAATGTGTTAAAATGTGTAAAACAAAAAGAATGGATTGGAGATTTTAGTAAGTTTACAAGAGGACATTACAAGAGAGGTGTGGAGTGA
- a CDS encoding endonuclease MutS2, translating to MNEKALKVLEFYKIREQLKNYTSTGAAKDLIDELKPYDNIYEVREHIQETKEAFKLLVTKGAPPFEGVYDVREGISRAGKGSTLMPGQLLKIAAILRAARRFQEYISHKEEEGGFRVLENISQGIIPLKNIEDHIFVSIESEEQVSDRASTALYNIRKALKDKNSSVRDKVNSLIRSYSDYLQDNLYTMRGDRYVLPVRAEHKGAVPGLVHDQSSSGATLYIEPMGLVNLNNEIKELMLKEKAEIDRILAYLSNEIYGSIIAVRNDADIIWELDFIFAKAKFASELNCTAPNVNDEGVIDIVQGKHPLIDRKVVVPLDVYLGKGFTSLVITGPNTGGKTVTLKTVGLLHIMALSGLMIPARENSTVSFFKEVFADIGDEQSIEQSLSTFSSHMTNIVNIINEADDESLVLFDELGAGTDPTEGAALAVSILENLKSRGCRIVATTHYSELKVYALKVDGVENASVEFDVETLRPTYRLLIGIPGKSNAFEISRRLGLADYIIHDAKENINSETLQFEDLIENLQEKSVKAEANAREAEMLKLEAAKIKDKYEEKMGSLQNAREKAVINAQREAKRIIKEAKEEADNILKEMRELEKAGYASDVRHKLEEERRKLSQKLDKIDEKVNKVKRDDGEELKNVREGEEVFVPSLNQKVIVISKPDNKGNVQVQAGIMKIEVKLKDLRAITGAVNKEEKKKIKREAKLNLKSVASSVDLRGMDSLEAVYTADKYLDEAYLAGLKEVTLIHGKGTGVLRNTITDMLKHHSHVKKYRLGEYGEGGTGVTVAELR from the coding sequence TTGAATGAAAAAGCATTAAAAGTACTAGAATTTTATAAGATAAGAGAACAGTTAAAGAATTATACAAGTACTGGTGCAGCCAAGGATTTAATAGATGAATTAAAACCTTATGATAATATATATGAGGTTAGAGAACATATTCAAGAAACAAAAGAAGCTTTTAAACTTTTAGTGACAAAGGGAGCTCCTCCATTTGAAGGTGTTTATGATGTAAGAGAAGGTATAAGTAGAGCAGGTAAAGGATCTACTTTAATGCCAGGACAGCTTTTAAAAATAGCAGCAATACTTAGGGCTGCTAGAAGATTTCAAGAATATATAAGTCATAAAGAGGAAGAAGGAGGCTTTAGAGTTTTGGAAAATATATCTCAGGGTATTATTCCATTAAAGAATATAGAGGATCATATATTTGTGTCTATAGAAAGTGAAGAGCAAGTTTCAGATAGAGCAAGTACAGCTCTTTATAATATAAGAAAAGCTTTAAAAGATAAAAATTCTTCTGTAAGAGATAAAGTCAATTCACTTATAAGAAGTTATTCAGATTATCTTCAGGATAATTTATATACTATGAGAGGAGATAGATATGTTTTACCTGTAAGAGCTGAGCACAAAGGAGCAGTTCCTGGACTTGTGCATGATCAAAGTTCCAGTGGAGCTACCTTATATATAGAACCTATGGGATTAGTCAATTTAAATAATGAAATAAAAGAACTTATGTTAAAGGAAAAGGCAGAAATAGATAGAATATTAGCTTACCTTTCAAATGAAATTTATGGAAGTATAATAGCAGTAAGAAATGATGCAGATATAATATGGGAACTAGATTTCATTTTTGCTAAGGCTAAATTTGCTAGTGAACTTAATTGTACAGCACCTAATGTTAATGATGAAGGTGTTATTGATATAGTACAAGGAAAACATCCTCTAATAGATAGAAAAGTTGTAGTACCTTTAGATGTGTATTTAGGTAAAGGATTCACATCATTAGTTATAACTGGTCCTAATACAGGTGGTAAGACAGTTACATTAAAAACAGTAGGATTATTGCATATTATGGCTTTAAGTGGCCTTATGATTCCAGCTAGAGAAAATTCTACTGTAAGCTTTTTTAAAGAAGTATTTGCAGATATTGGAGATGAACAGAGTATAGAACAAAGTTTATCAACCTTTTCATCCCACATGACTAATATTGTAAATATAATTAATGAGGCAGATGATGAGTCACTAGTACTTTTTGATGAATTAGGGGCTGGAACAGATCCAACAGAAGGAGCAGCATTGGCTGTATCTATTTTAGAAAACTTAAAGAGTAGAGGTTGTAGAATAGTTGCTACGACTCATTATAGTGAACTTAAAGTTTATGCTTTAAAAGTAGATGGAGTAGAAAATGCATCTGTAGAATTTGATGTGGAAACATTGAGACCTACGTATAGACTTTTAATTGGAATACCTGGTAAGTCAAATGCATTTGAAATATCTAGAAGATTAGGACTTGCGGATTATATAATTCATGATGCAAAAGAAAATATAAATAGTGAAACACTTCAATTTGAAGATTTAATAGAAAATCTTCAAGAAAAAAGTGTAAAAGCTGAAGCCAATGCAAGAGAAGCAGAGATGTTAAAGCTAGAAGCGGCTAAAATTAAAGATAAATATGAAGAAAAAATGGGATCACTTCAAAATGCTAGAGAAAAAGCGGTAATAAATGCTCAAAGGGAAGCAAAGAGAATTATAAAGGAAGCTAAAGAAGAAGCAGATAATATTCTTAAGGAAATGAGAGAATTAGAGAAAGCTGGTTATGCTTCAGATGTAAGACATAAGCTTGAAGAAGAAAGAAGAAAGCTATCACAAAAACTTGATAAAATAGATGAAAAAGTTAATAAAGTAAAAAGAGATGATGGTGAGGAGCTTAAAAATGTAAGAGAAGGAGAAGAAGTTTTTGTACCTTCTTTAAATCAAAAGGTAATAGTTATATCCAAACCAGATAATAAAGGGAATGTTCAAGTTCAAGCTGGAATTATGAAGATAGAAGTAAAACTAAAAGATTTAAGAGCAATAACTGGTGCTGTAAATAAAGAAGAGAAGAAAAAAATAAAAAGAGAAGCAAAGCTTAATTTAAAATCTGTAGCTTCATCTGTGGATTTAAGGGGAATGGATTCTTTAGAAGCAGTGTATACTGCAGATAAATATTTGGATGAAGCGTATTTAGCAGGATTAAAGGAAGTAACTTTAATTCATGGAAAAGGAACAGGTGTATTAAGAAATACCATAACAGATATGCTCAAGCACCATTCTCATGTAAAAAAGTATAGACTAGGGGAATATGGTGAAGGCGGTACTGG
- a CDS encoding 2-hydroxyacid dehydrogenase: MKLLAIGDKFIPKESMNEGLKELDKYGIDVTIREWKHENLEMLQKDNLSIEQNGPDAVELTQELIGDISEYDILVVQFVPISKKIIDKAKKLKIIGVLRGGVENIAYEYAATKGITVMNTPGRNARAVAEFTMGMILSEVRNIARSHAALKKGEWRKNFPNSGAIPELCDKTVGIVGFGSIGQLMAGYLKAFGCNVIAYDPFLNVNFDGVNIVELPYLMKNSDIITIHARLTADTHHLIGKKEISLMKPNAVLVNTARSGLVDEKALKEALEKEKISGSALDVFDVEPLAEDDILMKLDNVTITPHAAGSTKDAFTNSPKLMRDILIRTIKGEKKLPIINGIKPEI, from the coding sequence ATGAAATTATTAGCTATAGGAGATAAATTTATTCCTAAGGAATCTATGAATGAAGGATTAAAAGAGTTAGATAAATATGGAATAGATGTAACTATAAGAGAGTGGAAGCATGAAAATTTAGAAATGCTCCAAAAAGATAACCTTTCAATAGAACAAAATGGTCCAGATGCAGTAGAACTTACACAAGAACTTATTGGAGATATTAGCGAATATGATATTTTAGTAGTACAATTTGTACCTATATCAAAAAAAATAATAGATAAGGCTAAGAAATTGAAAATTATAGGAGTATTAAGAGGTGGAGTTGAAAATATAGCATATGAATATGCTGCAACAAAAGGAATAACTGTTATGAATACCCCAGGACGTAATGCAAGGGCGGTTGCAGAATTTACTATGGGCATGATATTGTCAGAAGTTAGAAATATAGCTAGATCGCATGCAGCCCTGAAAAAAGGAGAATGGAGAAAGAATTTTCCAAATAGTGGGGCCATTCCTGAATTATGTGATAAAACGGTAGGAATAGTTGGATTTGGATCTATAGGACAGCTTATGGCAGGATATTTAAAAGCATTTGGTTGTAATGTAATAGCATATGATCCATTTTTAAATGTTAATTTTGATGGAGTAAATATTGTTGAATTACCTTATTTAATGAAGAATTCAGATATAATAACTATTCATGCAAGACTTACAGCAGATACTCATCACCTAATTGGAAAAAAGGAAATTAGCCTTATGAAACCTAATGCCGTATTAGTGAATACTGCACGTTCAGGATTAGTTGATGAGAAGGCTCTTAAAGAAGCTTTGGAAAAAGAAAAAATTTCAGGATCAGCTTTAGATGTTTTTGATGTGGAACCATTAGCAGAAGATGACATACTTATGAAACTTGATAATGTAACTATAACTCCTCATGCTGCAGGATCTACAAAGGATGCATTTACTAACAGCCCTAAATTAATGAGAGATATTTTAATAAGAACAATAAAAGGTGAAAAAAAATTACCTATTATAAACGGGATAAAACCTGAAATATAA